The genomic DNA CGCGGCTCAGGTCGCCGGGGCGCTTCCAGACGTGTGCGGCGACTTCAGGGGTTCGATCTTTGGTGGTGGTGCCGGGGTGATTGACCGCCGCCACGATGTATCCCTTGTGCGCTAATGCACTGGCCAGCCACACCTGTTTACCCCAGTTGCCGCCGTAACCATGGGACAGCACGACCAGGGGATGCGCCCCTGCAGCCGGCGGTGCGTCGGGAACGCCAGGGGCGCCCACGAACACCACGGTGTCGGCGATCAGCTCGGGTTTGGCGGTTGTTGCAGCGGGATACCAAACCACCAGTTGCAGTGGACGGTTGTTCTGTACGTCGGGGAGGGTGGCGGTGCGGAAACCGACGGGGCTTTCTTCAGCGAGAGCCGGGGCGGCCAGGCACAGCAGAAACAGGGCGGTGAGGGCGTTTTTCACTGTTGTTATCGTCCTTGATTTTTTGTGGACGCATCATGAACTTAACGCCGTGCCTTTTGCAGCCCCTGCGTACAAAAAACGTTAGTCCTTGGTATCCGCCAACCCGTCCCCATAACTACACCCGTATCCACTGAGGTGACCGACCATGACCAACCCGACCGAAACCGCCATCCTCGCCGGCGGCTGCTTCTGGGGCATGCAAGACCTGTTGCGCCGCTACCCCGGCGTGCTGCGCACGCGCGTCGGCTATACCGGCGGCGATGTGCCGAATGCCACCTACCGCAACCACGGCAACCACGCCGAAGCGATTGAAATCGTGTTTGACCCGGCCGTGATCAGCTACCGGCAGATTCTCGAATTCTTCTTCCAGATCCACGACCCCAGCACGCCCAACCGCCAGGGCAATGACCGGGGCCCCAGCTACCGCTCGGCGATTTACTACCTGAGCGAACAACAACGCGACATCGCCGAAGACACCGCCGCCGACGTCGACGCCTCGAAGCTGTGGCCGGGCCGGGTGGTCACTGAGATCGAACCGGCGGGCCCGTTCTGGGAAGCGGAGCCCGAGCACCAGGATTACCTGGAGCGCATTCCCAACGGGTACACCTGCCACTTCATCCGGCCGAACTGGAAGCTGCCCAAGCGCGGATGAAACCTGGCAGGCCCCAGCGGGTCAGGACGTGTGGGCCGTCGCGGCGTCCCACAGGTCCGTCTCGCCGAAACGGTCGGCGCCCTGGGTTTCGACCATCCAGCCGGGGTATTCGCGCGGCAGCTCGCTGACCTCATCCAGCTGGCGCATGTCATCGGCGGTGAGCGTCAGGTCGATGGCGGCGAGGTTGTCCGCCAACTGATCCAGCCGTTTGGCGCCGATCAGCACTGACGTCACCGCCGGCTTGGCCAGCAACCAGGCCAGTGCGACGCGGGCCGGGCTGCAGCCATGGGCCTGCGCAATCGGGCGCAGCACGTCGATCACCTTCCAGCCACGTTCCTTGTCCACCACCGGGAAATCAAAGCCTGAGCGCCGCGCGCCTTCGGGTGATGGGGTTTCGCGGCTGTACTTGCCCGACAGCAGGCCGCCCGCAAGTGGGCTCCAGATCAGCAATCCCATTTTCTCGGCCTCCAGCAGCGGCACCAGTTCGCGCTCAAGGTCGCGCCCGGCCACCGAGTAATACGCCTGCAAACATTCGAACCGCGCAAGCCCGGCGCGGGCGGCAATGCCCTGCGCGGTCGCGAGCCGCCACGCCTGCCAGTTGGACACACCGACGTAACGCACCTTGCCCTGCCGTACCAGGTCATCGAGGGCGCGCAGGGTTTCGTCCAGCGGCGTGAGCGAGTCTGTGGCGTGAATCTGGTAGAGGTCGATATGGTCAGTGCCGAGCCGTTTCAGGCTGGCGTGCACCGCGTCCATGATGTGCCCGCGGGAGGCGCCCACCTGGTTTTTCCCCGGCCCCATGCGCCCGGCGACCTTGGTGGCCAGCACATAATCGCTGCGGGCCAGGCCCAGGTTGCGAAACGACTGGCCGAGGATCTGCTCGCTCTCGCCGCCTGAATAAATGTCGGCGGTGTCGAAGAAATTGATCCCCGCGTCCAGGCTGGCCTTGACCTGCTCATCCGCCGCGCTTTGCCCCACGGCGCCAATATGTTTATAGATGCCGGTGCCACTGCTGAAGGTCATCGTGCCCAGGCACAGCTGCGAGACGATGAGGCCGGTGTTGCCCAGTTGTTTGTATTTCATCACGAACTCCTGCGGTCAATCGGACAAGGCAGGGCGGCGTAAGGCCGACCCCGTTTCGAGGTTTATCCTCGGCCCGGTGCGGCGCGGGTCGGTAGCACGCTTGTCCCGGATGCTTGCACGATCGTCCAGAGGCGTGGACGCCTGGCTTTCGCCCTCGGCCAAATCATGAGAAAACGGCTGCATGTCCCAACCGGTGAACCTGCATGACCCCACTGACCAGCTTCGCCCGCCTGATTTCACGCCAGACCCCAACCGACGGCACCTTCGACACGCCGGTGGCCGGGGTGAAGCTGATCCGCTGGTCGGTGCCGAGCGAGCCGATGCCGGTGATCTACGAGCCCACCGTGTGCCTGGTCGCCCAGGGCCGAAAGCGCGCGAGCGTGGGCACCGTGTCCTATGTCTATGATCAGGCGCGCCACCTCATCGCCTCCGTCGCCCAGCCGGTTATGGGCTCGGTGATTGAGGCAAGCACGGCCGAGCCCTACCTGTGCCTGCAGATCGACCTGGATATCAAGGAAATCGCCGAACTGGTCATGCGCCATCCCGGCGGCATGAGCGCCGCCGCGCCGGCCTCGGGCCTGTCACTCAACGAAACCTCACCGGTGCTGCTCGACGCTGCCACGCGGCTGGTGGCGCTGTTCGAAACCCCCGCCGACGTACCCGCGCTGGCGCCGATGGTGCTGCGCGAAATCTACTACCGGCTGCTCACCGGCCCCGGCGGCGGCACCCTGCGCCACATGGCGCACGCCAACAGCCGGCTCAACCAGATCGCCCGCGCCGTGGTGTGGATCCGCCAACACTTTCGCCAGGCTTGCCGAATCGAACAGGCCGCCGACGTCGCCGGCATGAGCCGCTCAAACTTCCACCTGCACTTTCGCGCCGTCACCTCGCTCAGCCCGCTCGAATTCCGCACCCAACTGCGCATGCAAGAAGCCCGCAGGCTGATGCTCGCCGAAGGCGCCGACGCCGCCAGCGCAGGCTTCGAAGTCGGCTACAACAGCCCCTCTCAATTCAACCGCGACTACGCCCGACTGTTCGGCGCGCCCCCGGCCCGGGACGTGGAACACCTGCGCGCAAGCAGAGGCGGCAGCGCGGCTGGCGTCATCGAGTTGTGATAAACACACAGGCACCCTCAACGTTGACCAAGGACGATTTCAATGATTCGCCACGCCCAACCCACCGACGCCAACGCCATCGCCCATGTACACGTCAGCAGTTGGCAGGCGGCTTACCGCGACCTGATGCCTGCCCAATACCTGGATTCGCTGGGCACTACCCTGGCCAAACGCGAAGCGCACTGGGCTCACGCGATTGAAGCGGGGGAGCCGTGCGTATTCGTTGCTGAGGTGAACGGGCAAGTGGTGGGGTGGATCGCCGTGGGGGCCAGCCGGGATGAGGATGTTGAGGGGCGCAAGGTGGGAGAGGTCATGGCCATTTATGTGCTGGCGGCCTATTGGCAAACGGGAGTGGGGTTGGCGTTGTGGCAGGCGGGTGTGGCGTGGTTGGCGGGGCAGGGGTTTGAGGCGTTGACGCTGTGGGTGTTGAGCGGGAATGCCCGGGCTATTCGGTTTTACCGTGGGGTGGGGTGTGGGGAGGATGTGGGGAGTGAGCGGGGGTTGGAGAGGGGGGGAGTGGGGTTGGTGGAGGTGAGGTATCGGTTGGCCCTTATTCAATCAAGTCAGGCGACGTGAAGATGTTTGAAGCTAAGCAGGCCAGTGTTGTGAGTATGAAGTTTGAGCCCGCTTCACCGATTAATTGTGCAATCGGTGAAGCGGGCCGGGTTTAAGTGCCATGTTTTTCCTACGTTGTTTCGGTTGTCGCGAAGCGCTCCAATCCCAACTTCAACAATTCCTTACGTAGCAGCGGGCGCTCAAGCACAGCCATTCCCGCCTGCCATTCGATCGACAGCAAACGGCTTAACTTTTGTTGGCTGACCAAGGATTCGGCCAAAAAGTAGCTTTTGCACTCGCGAATGCTGATGACGTTCAACAGCCAGTCTCCACCCTGCGTCGCCAGCCAGTGAGCGATCGTTGAGCGATGTGTTCGCATGAGCGCACTGGCATCCCACACCGCCATCTGCGCGAAAACCTGCGGCAGATTGCTGTCGGCTTTCAGCCGCTTCAAATCAACCGCCAACGCACCAATCAGGTCTGACTCGATAGTGGCTTGACACTCGGCGAAATACCGCTCGGGCCAGTCCGTTTCCAGTTTCGCCCGCCATGCGAGGGCTTCATAAGCCCGGATATCCGATTGAGTGGTCAACTGCCCGGTGAAATTCAGGGTATTGTCCAGAATTGCCGTGGCCAGCAACGCAGCACTTTTTTCGCTGATCAGCGGCAACCGCTCTGCCGCTTCCCAACGCTGAAAAATCAGGGTCGCCGCTGCGCCGATCGGCAGGATATCTGACGTAGATCCGAGCCTCTGCGCCCAATAATTTTCAAAGCCAGGATGATGGTCGATGACTTCCACCACCTGTTCAAGCACCACCAGCGGGTCGAAATGGTGGTAGTCGGAGACATCCACCAACACAAACTCATCACCCGCTCTCGGCAGATAATCGTCCAGAGAAGATTGCCATCCGAGCACGGTCCTGGAAATGCTGGCATTGAGCGGGGCGCTACTGACGGCCCGAGCTTCAACGCCTTGGTGATTCAACAGCTCGGCGTACGCAATGCAACAGGCATACGCGTCGATGTCCAGGTACGCCGAACCGGAGGTCACCACCCTCATAACTCGTGGTTCCCAGTGCGAGCTGCCGAGCCCGTCCTGGACAGCTTCAGCGCTTGGGAGATACCTTCCAGAATCCGCTTATACGCGAATTGACACTGATTTTCGTCGATGGAAATACGCACCGTGGCCCCGGCGATCCGGTCGGAATATCCCAGTTGTGTAACCGTGTTGGACAGGCTCAGTTTCTTGTCCGAGCATGCCGACCCCCCGGTTATGTAGATCGACTGCATGTTCAAGGCCCACTGCAGTTTTTTTGTATTAACCCCTGGCAATGCAACAAAACTCACACACGGTACACGCGGTGCTTGCTGACCGATCACGACCACTTCACCCAGCATCGCTTGCAGCGCAAGTTCAAACGTTTCCCGGCTCTGTTGTACTGCGACTTCACCGGTGCCGTATGTGTGCTGTTTCTCCTGCAGCGCGGTTTCAATCGAAAGAATGCCCGGATAATTCTGAGTACCGCCGCGCAATCCACCTTCCTGACCGCCGCCAGCAATCAATGGCGACAACCCGTAGCGACTTCTTGCGTACAGGAAGCCGGCGCCGGGCAATGCTCCGAACTTGTGTCCTGACGCAATGGCGAAATCGACGCCGGATGCATGCAGATCCACAGGGATTTTGCCGATGGCCTGGGTCATGTCCGAAAACAGCAACCCACCCCGAGCCTTCACTTGTCGGGCGATTTCTTCGATCGGTTGAATTACGCCCGTTTCGTTGTGCACTGCCATAACGCAAACCAATATCGGGCGACCGGTATGGGCCTGGAGCAACTGCGCCAATTGTTCGGTGTCGAGCAGTCCGTTCATTTTGTGCCCGATCGCCATGGCTTGCAGGCCTTCCAGACCGTAGCGGTTTATGTTCTGCAGGGTGCAGGAGTGTTCGATCGCTGAGTACAACACCAAGGGTTGCTCATGTTTGTAGCGTTCGAAAAAACCATGAAACACCTGGGCACAGCCCTCACTGGATCCGCTGTTGAAAATCAGGCAATCGGCGTCCACTTTCAACAGGCTGGCGATGTTGCCGCGCGCCCGTTCGACGCGTTCGAGCAACTGAACGCCGAGGGCGTGATTGGCATTGGGGTTGGCGCATTGGCGGTTCGAAAATAGCGCCTGAAGCATGTTGCTGACACCCTTTGAAACAGGTGCCGAACCACAGATGTCGGCATAAATTGCATCCACAGCAATATCCATATCAAAACACTTCCAGGTTTTCTGTTTTATGTCATTCAAAATGATGCTTGCAACATGCGAACAGAGACTCACCGGTCAAATAAGCAAGCGCAGCATGAGCTGGATTGAGCACAGCAAAATGAAAGCATTCAGCGCCTGTTTCAGATGCCGCGGGTCCAGCCGATGAGAAAGCATGGCGCCGAGGAAGCCACCCACCACTATCCCCAGTACCAATTCACCGGTGTAGCCGAGGAAGTCCATGGATGAACCGACTCTGCCGAATAACGCCCCACTGGCTCCGATAATACCGATCAGCGCCGAGGTCGAAATGGCTTGCTTTATCTGCAGGCCAAACAAGCTGATCAGTACAGGCAGGTAGATGAACCCGCCCCCTTGCCCGACCAACCCGCACAATACGCCAAGCACCAGCCCTATCAGTGGTAACGACAGCGATGGATGGTCGCAGAACAGGGCCACCGGTTTATGGAACAGGTACGTCACCAGCAGTGACATCAACCCCAGCAGTCCGAACACAAACAGGATGAAGTCTTCGCTGAATGCCTCAGCATGAAGCGAGGCAAAAAAGTTGGCGACAGCCATTGGTATGGCAAAGCTTCTGATCACTCTCCAATCCGGCTGGAACTTGATGCGGTGCAGCGCGAACGACACGAGGGACGAAAAGAAACCCTGTGCGGAAGACAGTCCTGTCACGACTTCAATCGGCAGTTTCTGACCGGACAATATCGGGTAAATGAGCACCAGCAGAGGCGTCACGATGATGCCCCCACCGATACCGAACAACCCTGACATGAAGCCAGCCATCACGCCCACACCGACCATAACCGGGTAGATTGTCACGGCTACCATCTCAGTAAACCTTGATCTTGCCGGTCCCTTCCGTCATCCGACCAATAATAATCAGGTCAGGGCAAAGCGCCTGCCACCTCTGACGATTCTGTTCAAATCCTTCGGCACTCACAGTGAATAGCAAGCCGCCATTCGTTTGCGGATCATGCAACAGAAACTTTTTAGCTAATGGAAGATCAGCCAGGTACTCCACGTTCTGCGCGTACTTTTTAATGTTAGAAAAAATACCGCTGTCAGCCGACGTCACCGCCACCGCCAATGACTCCGTGCCGTCATAAAAAACCAGGCTGCCCGTATTCAGGTCAACATCCAGTTGCCCAAGCCCGACCAACTCACTGATATGGCCGATCAATCCAAACCCAGTGATATCAGTCAAACTGCTGACCTCAGGGGTTTCGCTCAGCGTACGGCCGAACGCGTTGTCGCCGGTAATCCGTGCAAGGGTCGACGCAGCAATATCTTCTTGTTCAATCACTCCGGTCTTCAGGGCATTGGCGAGGATGCCGACACCGATCGGACGCGTCATAACCAGCAAGTCACCGACCCTGGCCGTGTTATTTTTCTTTAAACGGTGTTTTTCCACCTCACCAATGATCGAGAAACCGTACAAGGGCTGACTGTTCTTGATCGTATGGCCACCGACGATGCTGACATTGAACTTGTTCATCACTGACTGGGCGCCGAGGATCATCTGCGTTACTTGCTCGACTGAAACCAATTCCGGGTCGAACGCCATGATCGAGTTGGCGATAAGCGGGCTCCCGCCTGAAGCAAAGATATCGCTTACAGCATTGCTGGCTGCCAATTGGCCAAAGACAAAAGGATCGTTGACTATCGGGGAGAAAAAATCGGTGGTGAATAAAAGATATTTTTCACCTGCATCATAGACGGCGCAATCGTCAGAAGACTCAAAACCCATTACCACCTTGTCATCCGAGACCGTATTGGCTGCTGCAGTTTGCGACAGAATGTTCGTTAAAACACTGGATGGAATCTTGCACCCGCACCCACCACTCTCAGATTGATCCATAATCTGACAAAACGTCGACATCGATTTTCCTTAAAATCCATTTTCCATTATTAAAACAGCATTTTAGCGAGCTAAAACATACCGTTCCGTCTTGTTTTCGCCGACAAAACTCGCAGGTTTTCATTGCAGAAATATGACTGATTGGAGGCATTTTGAAGTCAGTCGGAGGTCGGCGCGCAATGGTTTATGAATTATCGACTCACTGCTCTACCTTGCTGAATTGAGCGAAGGTAAATGAAGCTGCTCTCTGCGGACGGTACTGGACCGCCCGCTCGAGCAAGCCCGGACGTAAACGCCAATTTGCCGAGCCAACAGGTTGATCAAAGAAAAAAGGGGGGGCTCCTCGGATACATCATGCTGGTGATTCGTTTCCTGACGCCTGCGGCTCCTCAATAATTGCTGGACAGAGTGCGCAGTCGGCCAGATACAGACATCCGTGACGGGGAGCATTCAGCTCGAAGTAGCCTCCCGCACGGTAGTTACGTCAGCTTTTCAATCAAAATCGAGGTGGCTGTGATCGTTATATCTCCAAAATCACCTTCAAGGGATAGAACATTATCAACGATGTTTATCCCTTCAAGCTCTCCGAGTTCGCTGGAGTTTTGAACGTTAAGAGCACCAAGCCTGATCGTTAGCTCAGTGCCGTCCGCGTTCCATGCCATCAGCTTGTTTCTGGTCCCGTCACCCAGTCTGACAATCATCTCGAAATAGCGATGGGCATGATCAACTTTGATCGATAAGACATTGCTTTCTTCAAGTACGTGAACATTCATGATGAAACTTCTTTTGTTCAAATCCGCATCCTACTAGATGCCACTATAGGCGAATACATGCGTCTGAAATGAAGGTCCGCTTCTGGCCCAGAGTGTGTAAAAACGCTCATAACCTGATCGTCTTGAGCCATTGACGTTCGTTGGCTGAGCGATCGCACGGTCAATGCTTCGAGTCGCATCGGTCGCGACCTGGAACACGTAACGCTGTTTTTACAGCCTCTGGGATGGGCCAAAACCAGCCTTTTTTATGGCGACAGCGCCTTCATTAAACCGTTAGCACCAATGATTTTCATGACCCGTTTCAAGTTGTAGGCGAGCACATTCAAACTCATCTCCGCGCTCACCCCGGCCAGCTTTCGGCTCAGGAAGTGCGTCGCACCCATCCATTGTTTGAGCGTCCCGAAGGGATGCTCAACAGTCCGTTTTCGGACTCGCATCATCTCCGGTGCTTTGCTCAGCCGAAGCTGTATCTCCTCCAATATGGCTTCATGCTCCCAGCGTCGAACTCGTCGTTCCGTGCTCGGTGTGCACTGCAATTTCAACGCGCAGCCCTGGCATTTCGAACTCCAGTAACGATGCAGCTTCAGGCCTTTTTCAACGTAGGAATAGTGCCAGATCAGCGCCTCTCCAGCCGGGCAAATGTATTCGTTCTTTGCCGAGTCATAGATGAAGGCATCGTTATTGAAACGCCCGTCAGCCTTGGCTCCAGAGGTTATCGGCTTGGGTACATAGGCGGTGATGCCTGCATCGTGACAAGCCAGGATTTGCTCGCTTTTGAAGTAACCTCGGTCAGCCACTACCGACAACGCATCTGACGCCATCGCCTCGCGGGCTTGCATAGCCATCGAGCTGAGTTGATCGCGGTCGGAACCAACGTTGGTCACCTCGTGCGCAACGATCAAATGGTGCTGCGTATCGACCGCTGTCTGCACGTTATAGCCAACAATTCCCGTGCCGCGCGTCATCATGGATCGGCTGTCTGGATCGGTCAGTGAGACCTGCTTATCCGGTGAATCATTGAGCTGAATCTCGATCGCCTGAAGCTCTTTCATTTGAATTTTGAGCTTGGCGATTTTCTTTTTCAGTCGCACGGCGCTGGGCTCGGTAGCTGTTGGTTCTTGCCGATCAGCAGCATCGAGTGCCGTCAGGTAACGGTTGATGCTCGATTCAATTTCTTCCATTCGCCGCTTCAGTTTGGCGCTGGTGAAATTGCGGTCGCGGTTGTTGACGGCTTTAAATTTGCTGCCATCGATGGCGACCAGATGCTCTCCGAACAGTCCCAACTGGTGACACAACACGACGAACTGGCGGCAGACGCCTCGGATGGCTTTACTGTTGTCTTTTCGGAAGTTGGCGATGGTCTTGAAGTCCGGCATCAAACGCCCGGTCAACCACATCAGTTCGACGTTGCGTTGGGCTTCTCGCTCCAAACGTCGACTCGACTGGATGCGGTTGAGATAGCCGTAGATGTAGATCTTCAGCAGGATTGCAGGGTGGTAAGCAGGCCGGCCAGTATCGGCTGGGATCGCACCTTCAAAACCCAGATTGACCAAGTCTAGTTCGTCGACGAAGGCGTCGACTACGCGCACCGGATTGGTATCGCTGACGTAGTCGTCGAGGCTAGCCGGAAGTAAGGTGCCTTGGCCTCGATGTTCACCTTGAATAAAGCGCTTCATGGGCGATCCCTGCGATGAAATCCTCAGAAATCATAGCAAGGGTTCGCAAAAGCGTTTACCCACTCTGAGCCAACGCAGTCTCTTATGAGAGGCGAATATTGACCCAAGGCTGACCCTGCTCTCGCGAAACGCGGGGTCGGAGTTATCTGATTTGGAACAGGCGGGAGATCGCGGTCATGGCCTTGTCTCCGTCAGTTTCATAGAGACCGAACAGGCGCCTTTGGTCGCTCAGACGATGAAGCCGAAAATGGTTATAGAACGCTTGGCCTAAGCGCTGATTATCGAATGTTCCGCGTTCCCAAAGAGTTAAAAACTCTTGATACGCAACGCGCTCAATTTCCAGTCTCGGCATGCTTTCCATATACACATCCACTTATGTCAGCGATGACCGAATCCTACTGACGCCGGACAGATGCGGCAATGCGCGTTGGGGGGCGATTTTTAATCATCCGAGCTGGCTTTGGAGTTTTTACACACTCTGGGCCGTTAGCTGCCGCTCCTGACCGTCCGCTTCCGGCCAACAGGAGCCAGTCAAGAGCGTTTAGGAAATCAGGGGCGATTGTTGGCTACTGGAAGTATTTTTACAAAAATAGAACAAACCGATTTGGTAGGTATTCTACCTAATCGGTTATATTTTCTCCGAGTATGCAATGTATCCAACCCAACAAATTTCGGAGAATAAAAACCGTGAAGGGAATGTTTGTGCTGTTTCCACTGCTGCTGCTTTCGGCATGTGTGACCGACCAACTGGACAACGGCTTCGCACGCCTGCGGGGACAACCCGTGTCCGTGGCGATCGACAGGCTGGGCGTTCCGACCAGCGAACGAACGTTGGCCGGCCGCCACGTCTACACTTGGACCACCTCGCAAATGGTATCCACCTATCAGCCAAGCAGCAGTGTCTCCACCGGTAAAGTGCCGACCGGTAGCGGTAAATCTACTTATTCGGGGACCAGCATCGGCGGGACCACCGTTCAGATGAATGCGACGTGCAAGATTGATATCGAAGTGGATGGTCAAGAGATCATTCGCAACGCGTCGTATGACGGTGATGTCGGGGCATGCGGGAAGTATGCGCAGGCGTTGAGCCGTTAAGTGAAGCGCTTGCTCTTGTTGCCGACTGTCCATGGCAGAAACAGCCTTTAAAAACGTCACAGCAACCGAAGGCCATCAAGCCGTCAACACTACCGACGGCTCAATGGTCTGCCAGCTGTGGGTTCGAAAGCTTAACTCCCCACCACAGCAGCTTCCCGCTCCATCAACCTGTCCATCAACAAAACCCCCAACTCACTCAATTGGTGAATCGCAAGGGCGACATCGCGTTGCTTGCCGGTCAGGTCCTCCGACAGGTCGAGCAACAAGGCAGTGACAGAAGAAAAGGTTTCGTAGCTGTTGGTGATCAGGGTTTCGTTGCTGGCGTCGGCGGCGACGCTGAACAGGCTGGATGGTGGAGGCGGGTTGGGCGTGACTTTATGCATGTGTGTTGTACCTGATTAGGGCCAGCACCTCTTCGCTACTAAACGAAGGGGTGGCAGCTGTGCACAGGTTAGTAGACCGGGGAAACACACAAAGCCGGCGCGCCCGAGGGCGCCCTGCGCACAGCCACCATCAAGTACAGACAAGAACATCTGAGAGATGAGGCTCATGCACTTTATGTTGTCACGCGGGCTACTAAACCCGATCACTGAGTTGTCAGCGACCGGGCAACCTTAGAGACGCCCACTGCAGCGCACAAGCCGGCGGATTCTGACGCAAGCGTAGGCAAGGGAGCAAGGCGCTGTCGCCTCGGACTTTGCTGTTTCAGGGCTTGCTGTAGGACATGTACTCATTCTGCAAAACAATATGGTCGGCCACGTACTTGGCGTCGTGCCACACGCCGTAAATAAACGACGATGCACGGTTGACCAGGTTGGGCAGGCCAAGGAAGTAAATCCCGCTCTGCGCCGAGATGCCGCGCTTGTGGAAGGGCTCGCCTTTAGCGTCGAAGGCATCGACTTGCAGCCAGCTGAAATCGAACGTAAATCCGGTCGCCCACAGAATGCTGGTCACGCCGGCCTCGGCCAGGTTCAGGCTGAGCGTGGGGTTCAGCAGGCATTCGGGGTCGGGCAGCAGTTCCCAGGCTTCGGGTTCCTGGGGGAAGGGCAGGCCGTTGGCTTCGATGTAGGCATCGGCGTCGCGCAGCACGTCGAAGTAGGCGCGGTCGCCTTCGGCTACGTTGGCGG from Pseudomonas tolaasii NCPPB 2192 includes the following:
- a CDS encoding DUF6124 family protein, which translates into the protein MHKVTPNPPPPSSLFSVAADASNETLITNSYETFSSVTALLLDLSEDLTGKQRDVALAIHQLSELGVLLMDRLMEREAAVVGS